The DNA region CCAGGCCTGAATGGGGACAGGGATAAGTGGTGATTGTCAACAAGGCAGCCAGTGTTTCCCACACAGGGCCCTAGAGTCAGGATTGCCCAGCCTCAGGGGGAGTGGGACACAAGCTCTCAACAACCTTGAGGCCTTCCTGGAGGTCTGGGCTCCATCCCAGTTTCCCCTGAGCCTGTGGCCTGGAACTCAGTGGGAAATGACTGGAAAAAAGGATCATGTGAGGCAAGGCATCAGTTAAGGCAGGGAGTGAGGTTGTCTGGGATCCAGTCAGGACCTGAGGTCTGAATTGACCACTGCTCAGCCCCTGGAGTAACTGTATTCCATTGTCACCAGGTGTCTGCAAAATGCAGATATAATGAACATAGAGGATCTGAACCTACAAGGTATAAACTGGCCTCCCAGCCCCATGTCAGAGGACTGCCTGTACCTCAGCATCTACGCGCCTGCACATGCCCGTGAGGGCACTAACCTGCCTGTGAGTGTTAAGGCATGGTCAGTTGAAGGGTGGGAGAACATTTCTTTTGGAAGATGTTTAGAAGCAGGCTTGGGACATGGTTCAAGGTAGAGAGCTGGCACAATGCTATGAAGGCCTGGGATTGACCCCAAGTATTACATAAGAATACCAATGACACTGGAAGACACAGGTTCAGCTGGCCACTACTGTGGTATGAACTACCATGAAAAGTTTCTCATCATGTCCAAGAAGGTCTCTTAGGCAGGCAGGTAGCTAACCTAGGAATGGAGTCAGAGAGCCCTGGATGCTCtcaaggccaaatgttctgtccCACTGATCAACTTACTAGCTTGTACCCAGCAGATCCATGCAGGTGCCCAAAGCTGCACTTTGAGATCACTACATTCAATGATCGTAGATTAATTTGGGGACCAGAAATTGGATGACACTTTAAATTAATGTTCAAGTGGGGTAATCACAGAAACATCACTTTCCTTCCCTCCAGAATAGTTCTGAGGGGAATCGTTCCAGGTTCTGATTCATGGATAGAATCCAAAGTATGGGAGGCCTGATCATCCAAGCTGAACTTACTCAGTCACCAGTGCCCCAGGTCATGAAGTACTACTAGAGCTCTGTGTGGGTAGCTACACAACCAAAGTGGTGTACAGACTAGGGGTTCAGCCAGGACGGGATTGGGCAAGGTGCCTACCACATGGTATATCTTCTGATTTCCCAGGTGATGGTCTGGATCCATGGTGGTGCCTTGGTGATGGGCTCGGCTTCCATGTTTGATGGTTCTATTCTGTCAGCCATTGAAAATGTACTGGTGGTCACTATCCAGTACCGCCTGGGAGTTCTGGGCTTCTTCAGGTGAGCCTGGGACAGGAATGGTCAATGGGGACTGAGTAGACAGAGGACCATCCATTGATCATCATCCTTGAATTTCTCAGCACTGGAGACCAGCATGCCACTGGCAACTGGGGCTATCTGGACCAAGTGGCCGCCCTACGCTGGGTCCAGCAGAATATCGCCCACTTTGGAGGCAACCCTGATCAGGTCACCATTTTTGGCGCGTCTGCAGGTGGCACAAGTGTGTCCTCACATGTGGTGTCTCCAGTGTCCCAAGGACTCTTCCATGGTGCCATCATGGAGAGTGGGGTGGCTCTGCTGCCTGATCTCATCACCAGCTCATCTAAAGATGTCTCCACAGTGAGTATCCTTTACTACCCGAGGCCAAATCTGCTGTCTCACACTTCAACTTCAGAGCCTCTGCCATTCTGTCTGTTCCATGGGAACAAAGACCATGCAGGTGTCTCCAGATCTGGCCACCACAACAGGGATTCTGAGGAGCTCAAAGGTCAGAATCCACACACCTCTGACTCAAGTGGTTGATTTTGCTCTGTGTTCTTCAAAGCTGCACCCTGGGGGCCTCATCCTCAGAAGACCCATGTAAGCAGGTGTGATGGCTCTTCTGGCTGACATCTGAGCTTCAGGGAAAGTGAAAGGATTTCACACCTGTAGCAATACACACGCGACACACTTTGAGAATTATGGGTAACCTCACACAGCTGAGACCTTAGGCAGCAACCCCCTCCCTGTCTGGAGGGATGTTTCAGCTTCTATTTGGTGCCTTTACAGATGGTGGCCAACCTGTCTGCCTGTGGGCAAGTAGAGTCAGAGGCCCTGGTGAGCTGCCTGCGGGGCAAGAGTGAACAGGAAATGCTGGCTATTACCAAGGTAGGCTGAATGGACGTTAGTGAGGAGACAGGGTTCATGGTGTAAGGAAAGTACAGTGACTTCTACTGTGGAACAATGATGTCATTTCCAGGGCTTGGTCTTCTGTATCCTCATAGTTCTGGATGGGAATTGAGACAAAAATATGCTTAACCAGGTGTAGAATCTCTGAATGTTGGTCTGAGAATCATAAGATGAATTAGGATGGGTTGGAGGTAACTCAGGTGTCATTAGAAAAGAGACTTTGCTTCCCATAATCATGGACTTTGGATGTCCCCTTAGCCCTTCAAGATCATTCCTGCTGTGGTGGATGGGGCCTTCCTACCCAGGCACCCCCAGGAGCTTCTGGCCTCTGCTGATTTTCAACGTGTTCCAAGCATCATTGGTGTCACCAATGATGAGTATGGCTGGGGCATTCCCATGGTGAGAACCCTCTCCAAATCCCCATCATAGTGTCAGGTGGGAGCAGGTTTAGACTTCATACCTCCTGGACATCCCACCCTCAACTCTAGACTATCCCTTCACCACACAGATCTTGGGCCCCCCTGAAATCCAGAAAGACGTAGACAGAGAGACCATGCGATCTGTTCTGCAGAGAATATCAGTACAGACGGTGAGACTCCTGGGGTCCTGTGCCAGGCAAGAGGTCAGCCAGACACTCTTCCTCTTCAGTAATGCCCAGGAACAAAGATTgagatatgtgcatttgtgggtGGGGCCACCGCACAGCTTGACACCAATGTCCTATTCCCTAACACATTGCAAACCCCAATCCCTACCCTCAACTCCTGTCTCCCTGTCCCAGAGATTGCCTAGCCTGACTCTCCCTGATTCCCTGGACTAGATGAAGTTGCCTGCCGAATGTGCTGACCTATTGATGGATGAGTACATGGGAGACAACGAGGACCCCCACACCCTCCGACTCCAGTTCCACGAGATGATGGCAGACTCCATGTTTGTGATGCCTGCACTCCAAGTAGCACATTATCAGAGTGAGTGTATCTGAACCTGAATCCTGGCTTCCTAGGAGACAGCTCAGAGCTGTGGGTCCCAGGTGAGGTCTGGTGTCAGGTCCTGACACATGTCTTTATCCAGACCCTGGTCCCAAGCACTGAAGGCCATCATCTCAGTAAATCCTTATGGCTAGGGTAAGAGATAGACATCACACTCATTTAACAGAGTAGGGGACTAAGGTAGCGGCACTCAAGGACTTGCCTGTGACCACACAGCCAGGAAGTCCAAGATATGACTTAACAAAGAGCCTTCCAACTGCCCCTGATCCATTCTGAGCTTCCAAGCCACTGTGAAGATTCAAGCCAGCTTTGGACCTAGCAATCTTGTCACCAAGAGGGACACATCCTGTCCACCCTCCAGGTTCCCATGCTCCTGTCTACTTCTATGAGTTCCAGCATCGGCCCAGCATATTCACGGACATGAAGCCACCACATGTGAAGGCTGACCATGGTGACGagcttctctttgtctttggATCCTTCATCAGTGGCATGAGCGGTGAGCACTCCTTGTTCCACAGGAGCATTCTCATGACTACAGGGTGACAATTGCTCTCATTGTAAAATGAGAAACTGGGGCTTAGAGAGAGCAAGGGAATCAGTGTCTACCATCTTACAACTCAACAGGTCATTCCAGGGTTAGAACTTTCTGACTCCAATCTATGCTCCTTCCACCTGTTCCCACCCCAACTTGGTGTCTATTATAGGAGGAGAAGGGGTTGGGTAAAAGCCAAATCATTTCTTAAATGACTTCACAGTGTCCAAAAGAAGGAAACATCTAGGCCAAGGAGGAGCCCAGTGTTGATTCAGTTAAAGGCTGGGAGGAGTAAAGGCAGGTTGGGCAAGCAGAGGGTCTGCCTGGCCCCAGGACTCTGTGATAGGAAAGGGACacaagcctggggctggggtggtgagTGTGGCACAGGAGTGAACATCTGGAAGGGGTTGGCCTTGACCTGgaccttttccttcctcctcccacagTTGAACTcactgaggaggaggagctgctgaaAAGGAGGATGATGAAGTACTGGGCCAACTTTGCTCGAAATGGGTGAGGACACCTAAGCCTTTCATCCTCCCAGGGGACACGGGCCCTCCACTGTTCCTCTTGTCAGATGTGACCCCATTAGCAATTGTGTGTGCTTCATTACATTCTAGCCCTGTACCCAATAGAAAGACCCACACTAAAAGAGGGTTCTTTTTGGGTATAGGTCACTGGTCTCTTTTCACAGTGGTCCAGAGGGTGAGCCATAGTGCTGGGCTACCATGGGAGCCAGCTTCTCACAGGAAGGGCAACACAGGCCAGGTTGCTCTGCCATGTGTGGAATGACACTAGTGAGAGGTCATTACTTTCCTACATCAGGACACCTCTCCCCATTCTCAAATCCTTTCTCTGCCTGGCTAGCTGCCCTGTCCATAGTTGGGGTGGAAGGTCAGGTCTGAGTTCAACAGAGCTCAGACTGACCCTCGCCCTGCCTTGCTGGGAGGGCATGTGCACAGGAACCCCAACGGAGAGGGCCTACCCCACTGGCCACTGTTCGACAAGGACCAGAAGTACCTGCAGCTGGACATCCAGCCTGCTGTGGGCAAGGCCCTGAAGGCCCACAGGCTGCAGTTCTGGaccaagaccctgcctcagaagATCCAGGAGCTAAAGGGAGCTAAGGACAAGCACACAGAGCTCTAGCTTCCTTGTCAGGAAGAGAGGGGTGTACTAGGTGTTATGGGGTCTTCCTGTGGTGCCCACACATGCCCACCCATGAACCAGGGTTGACCCACTCATTCACATAGCTATTCGTCCATCCACTCCGCCATGGGTCCTCTCCTGTTAGACACACTCAGTAATTCCCAAGGAGGCTGTGGATGGGTAAGCCAGTTCATGCCACCTTCCTCCTCACCCCAGTGTGCCtgatccctccctcccttcctcccctctccttccctacAACCCCTCCTATCCCCTCCTCCCAGTTGCCACACCCTCCCATGCTGACAGAGAAGTTTTAGGAAGTGGAGCTGGTGCTTTTCTGAACCCCTTGCCCACCTCTCAGCAAGTACCCCATGTTCTCATACCAGTGGGACCTCTGTAGAAAACCTGTACACCAGAAGCCCCAGTGTTTTACCCCATCAGGCTCCtgtaacaacaacagcaacagcaacaacaactaCAATAATAATGTAGtgaggcacggtggcacatgcccataatccaagccactcaggaggctgagggagaagaatTCCATATGCAGCCCAGGTTGTCCACTCCAGGAGACACAAGCTCAAAGTAAAACAACAAGTCCTGggagagtagctcagtggtggagtacttgccaagcatgtacaaggtcctgtaTTTGATCACAAAGCTActatcaaaatataaacaaataaacacaataaactGGATGGCTTTGTTTTGCAAATGTGTTGTCTTCTGTGTAGGAGGTGACAAGTCCAGAATCTAGGTGTTAGCAGTTTTGTTGTCTGGGGAGGTCTTGCTTTGGTTTCTAGATGGCACCTTCCCATTATGTCCTTACTTGGAAGAAGGGGTAAACAGTTCTCTTGGAACTAAATATCAAAAACTATTGATATTTCCTAAACCCAGTCTCCTCCCAaagattttcacttttattttttttttagattttcacTTTTAGACTggcttgctttcttcttcttttttttttcaatcaaagcCCAGGTAGTAGACTGATTTTATTAGttatgcatttgtgtgtgtgtgtgtgtgtgtgtgtgtgtgtgctgttggGGATGAGCTTAGTGCATTAGAACTTAGTGTACTTAGTGCATTAGAACTTAATGCACTagtgcaggctaggcaagcactctaccaattgagttctatccccagcccatggagaCTGGCTTTTACTGTATGAATTTGCAGCACACAAACTTTCAGGCCAAACACTTAGAGTTCCAACATCTAACACACCCAGGatacaaacaaaaccaaagttcCATATCCCTGAGCCCACCTGGAGATTAAATGTCATCCattattaacatttcaatctatGGACATACTCGTCTATTTCTGTCCCAAGAAGGTGACTGGACCCATCCTTATGAGAAGCAGGACTGGCCTTTTCCATTGACTTCTGGAGCCTGGGCCAGCTGGGTGCATCCTGGAGAGCCAGGTGGGGTCCTCAGGGTCCTGTCTCCTGAAGTTGCCTCTTATTCTCTGTGGATCTGCAGACACTGTGAGCCCCACACTGACACAATCACAACACAGCTGTGAAGATGTTTCTCTGTGGGTGTGTCCAGGAAGAGGCCTTGACATGTCAGGAGGACCAGACACATAGCAGAAGAGAttcttgtccctggctccctgAGGACCTCTCCATCCAGAATCTTTCAGAATTCCCTCTACAGCCTCCTGACCATCCCTGACTCCCTATGGCATCCACATGATTGACCTTTCCTCTCACCTCATTGTTTTCCCTAAACTTTTCTGGCCCCTCCAATAGAAACCCTCTCATATTTTATCTCAGTAACCAAAAGTGCCAAATGAAGCTCAATATTCCCTTTTGTTCCTCCAAAGCATTTTCTCTCTGTCATGGAAAGGCTGTGTCCCTTACTCCATGGACCCTGGGACTCCCCTTATACCCTCCCTTTCACCAACTTGCCTCCATGGGGCACCACAGAGAAAGTCCCCTCATTCACCCAATGCATTTAAGCCCCACCACAGGGCACCAAGGCCTTTAGGGTGGAAGATGAAGATTGCTGTGTTTCCCATCCTGGACACCAGGGGACAGACGAGGATAGCGGTAAACCTGGGCTGACTGGATCTCTGCAGAGGTGAAAAGACCTTTTAGTTCCTTTTAGTGTACAGGGACTGATGCATAATCCTTCCACTCTGTGCTGAAAACATTCCTTGTGCTCCTGCTGCAAACATGCCCCTGTATGGTTTTTTTCAGTTCTGAGAATGCACAGGATGCTTCCCAGAGTGGGACCTCAGAGTATTTTTCAGACTTTCAGTAGTTTCAGTAGCTCTTTTGAAGAGCTTCTTTTGGTGgttgggggtactagggattgaactcaggggcactcgaccactgagccacacccctagccctcttttttattttactagagacagatctcactgagtttcttagcgcctcgttaaaatgctgaggctggctttgaacttgcaatttcttctctttttcaggAGTGGCCTTGCATGTACGCATCTGCCACACTTTATCCAGTTACCACTTGATGCACACCTGATTGACTTCCATTTGTCCTCCTccctcttattcttttttttttttcttattagtggAGACTTAACCCATGGGCACTGTAAAACTGATCTTCTTAtccataccttttattttattttgagttgggtctcactaacttgcccaggctggcctccaacttcca from Marmota flaviventris isolate mMarFla1 chromosome 18, mMarFla1.hap1, whole genome shotgun sequence includes:
- the LOC114106803 gene encoding cocaine esterase-like — protein: MCLHRLPAWLILVAYGLLMLLIQGQGQDSVSPIRTTHTGQVRGSLVHVKETDVGVHTFLGIPFAKPPLGPLRFAAPEPPEPWSGVRDGTSHPAMCLQNADIMNIEDLNLQGINWPPSPMSEDCLYLSIYAPAHAREGTNLPVMVWIHGGALVMGSASMFDGSILSAIENVLVVTIQYRLGVLGFFSTGDQHATGNWGYLDQVAALRWVQQNIAHFGGNPDQVTIFGASAGGTSVSSHVVSPVSQGLFHGAIMESGVALLPDLITSSSKDVSTMVANLSACGQVESEALVSCLRGKSEQEMLAITKPFKIIPAVVDGAFLPRHPQELLASADFQRVPSIIGVTNDEYGWGIPMILGPPEIQKDVDRETMRSVLQRISVQTMKLPAECADLLMDEYMGDNEDPHTLRLQFHEMMADSMFVMPALQVAHYQSSHAPVYFYEFQHRPSIFTDMKPPHVKADHGDELLFVFGSFISGMSVELTEEEELLKRRMMKYWANFARNGNPNGEGLPHWPLFDKDQKYLQLDIQPAVGKALKAHRLQFWTKTLPQKIQELKGAKDKHTEL